The proteins below are encoded in one region of Methanosarcina barkeri 3:
- a CDS encoding YbhN family protein, giving the protein MNQGMLKKAIVILLLIAVGVFLVRAYWTEIVSVFGESLKMLTETRIRYVILAFSVYLLSVYLFAVRWQQVLSRIGYTLKATDLLPILFGAIFVNNLTPANRTGGEPLRMFWANKRFGISYTDAFITILFERLVEAIPIILLLFYVLYRFPSLEINFLPQKSILTLSSTYLLILAFLATGILIWVFREKFTVFLKDIQQNWKKLNKAFIPVLLLSSGVWILDVIRLQLISMALNLHLPLYIVASVSIFYLLLGLLPITPGGLGIVEGGLISLLLYFGLPLASSGSFVFLERFISFGLSSLIGFLYLFYYGGSEIWKNIKLQ; this is encoded by the coding sequence TTGAACCAGGGAATGTTGAAGAAAGCCATTGTAATTCTCTTACTGATTGCAGTGGGAGTATTTCTTGTCCGTGCTTACTGGACGGAGATTGTATCTGTTTTTGGAGAGAGCTTGAAAATGCTCACTGAAACACGGATTCGATATGTTATTCTGGCGTTCTCAGTTTACCTGCTGAGTGTGTATTTATTTGCGGTCCGCTGGCAGCAAGTGCTCTCCCGCATTGGTTACACTCTTAAAGCTACGGACCTTCTTCCCATTCTTTTCGGAGCAATTTTTGTTAATAACCTGACTCCAGCGAATCGGACAGGAGGAGAACCCTTGCGGATGTTCTGGGCTAATAAACGCTTCGGTATAAGCTATACTGACGCTTTCATAACGATCCTTTTTGAAAGGCTCGTTGAAGCTATTCCCATTATCCTGCTATTATTCTATGTGTTATACCGCTTTCCCTCTTTAGAGATTAACTTCCTGCCTCAGAAAAGCATCTTGACGTTAAGTTCAACTTATTTACTGATCCTTGCCTTCCTTGCAACCGGAATACTGATATGGGTTTTCCGGGAAAAATTTACTGTCTTTCTTAAAGATATACAGCAAAACTGGAAAAAACTCAATAAAGCCTTTATTCCTGTTCTCCTGTTATCTTCTGGGGTCTGGATTCTTGATGTAATACGCCTTCAGCTTATCTCTATGGCTCTAAATCTTCATCTCCCCCTATATATTGTTGCATCAGTTTCAATTTTTTATCTCCTACTTGGACTTCTGCCAATAACCCCAGGAGGACTTGGAATAGTTGAAGGAGGGCTGATCTCCCTGCTTCTATACTTTGGATTACCGCTTGCTTCCTCAGGAAGTTTCGTTTTTCTAGAACGTTTTATTTCTTTTGGGCTCAGCAGCCTGATAGGGTTCCTGTACCTTTTTTACTACGGAGGAAGTGAGATATGGAAAAACATAAAATTGCAATGA
- a CDS encoding glycosyltransferase family 4 protein, with protein MEKHKIAMISDWYFPKVGGIEYSMHTLAKTLTMHGYEVSVITRSYPDIPEYSRRDGVSVIRVKGRPLPGQSRFLMPSAYKELFGLLKNENYEIINCHGLDSPIGMAALIASKKLGIPVVVTNHSLVGNTPYRSLFYLAGKLLLKNVDAVIAVSSAVEKDSKLMTKKPIYRIFNGVDSEDKIVKVPFPVDPEGKLVIVTVARMTKKKGVQNIVDLSPSLLQKYNNLLFVMIGDGELKEKLEKTVEELGISRNFYFTGEVSREKVLGYLEQADIFALPSINEAFGISILEAMSKEVPVVAMNNSGVSDIITNGVNGYLADSLTEFSSYLENLIEKPTLRTSFSREALRGLSNYDWNRICEQTIRVYKHVTYEKYHNNR; from the coding sequence ATGGAAAAACATAAAATTGCAATGATCAGTGATTGGTATTTTCCAAAGGTTGGCGGAATCGAGTATTCCATGCATACCCTAGCTAAAACCCTGACCATGCACGGATATGAAGTAAGCGTTATTACAAGGAGCTATCCGGATATTCCTGAGTACAGCAGAAGAGATGGAGTATCAGTGATAAGGGTCAAAGGTAGACCTTTACCCGGACAGAGTCGGTTTCTCATGCCCAGTGCATATAAAGAACTTTTTGGCCTTTTGAAAAACGAAAATTATGAAATTATTAATTGCCATGGACTGGATTCACCCATAGGTATGGCTGCTCTTATTGCATCCAAAAAACTCGGAATTCCCGTAGTAGTCACCAATCACTCCCTAGTAGGAAATACACCATATCGCTCGCTTTTTTATCTTGCAGGTAAATTACTTTTAAAGAATGTTGACGCTGTAATTGCAGTTAGTTCGGCAGTTGAAAAAGACTCTAAACTAATGACAAAAAAACCAATTTACCGAATTTTCAATGGGGTAGATTCTGAGGATAAAATCGTCAAAGTCCCTTTTCCTGTTGATCCTGAAGGAAAACTCGTAATTGTCACTGTTGCACGAATGACAAAGAAAAAAGGTGTTCAGAATATTGTAGACCTTTCCCCTTCTCTTCTGCAAAAATATAATAATTTATTATTTGTAATGATAGGAGACGGTGAACTCAAAGAAAAACTGGAAAAAACGGTAGAAGAGTTAGGTATATCCAGAAATTTTTACTTTACAGGGGAAGTATCCAGGGAAAAAGTGCTGGGGTATCTGGAACAGGCGGACATCTTTGCCCTTCCCTCGATTAATGAGGCTTTTGGGATTTCGATTCTGGAGGCAATGTCAAAAGAAGTTCCTGTTGTAGCAATGAATAACAGTGGGGTTTCGGACATTATAACTAACGGTGTAAACGGCTATCTTGCAGACAGTCTTACCGAATTTTCATCCTATCTTGAGAACCTTATAGAAAAACCAACTCTGCGAACTTCCTTTTCCAGGGAGGCTTTAAGAGGGCTTTCAAACTATGATTGGAATAGGATCTGTGAACAAACAATCAGAGTATATAAACATGTCACTTATGAAAAATATCACAATAACCGTTGA
- a CDS encoding polysaccharide deacetylase family protein, giving the protein MSLMKNITITVDVEEDCPPMLTSTRGMEEGLPELLDLFKKEGIRATFFVTGMMAKQYPDLISRIPEEGHELGCHGYTHTRFDRMDKEEARLALKQAGKILRQFERKLVSFRAPNLQFPRDYLGLLEDEGFRYDSSIAAYKPPFPRSRIEGKIIRIPATITSSFVRLPPGFFLPLLKRWESPVIFVHPWEFVDMSNTSIRLDCKFNTGGKALNNIKILIRALKSQHYSFLTLQERANLERHK; this is encoded by the coding sequence ATGTCACTTATGAAAAATATCACAATAACCGTTGATGTGGAAGAAGATTGTCCCCCTATGCTTACGAGTACGAGAGGCATGGAAGAAGGACTGCCTGAGTTACTGGACCTTTTCAAAAAAGAAGGGATAAGAGCAACCTTTTTTGTTACCGGGATGATGGCTAAGCAGTACCCTGACCTTATATCCAGAATTCCGGAAGAAGGGCACGAGCTTGGATGTCATGGATACACTCATACACGTTTTGACCGAATGGATAAAGAGGAAGCCAGGCTTGCTCTTAAACAGGCTGGAAAAATTTTAAGGCAATTTGAAAGGAAACTTGTTTCTTTCAGGGCTCCAAACCTGCAATTTCCGAGAGACTATCTTGGACTTCTAGAAGATGAGGGTTTCAGGTATGATTCATCCATTGCAGCGTATAAGCCTCCTTTTCCTCGGAGTAGAATTGAAGGTAAAATAATAAGGATTCCTGCGACGATTACTTCTTCATTTGTAAGACTGCCTCCTGGATTTTTTCTCCCGCTACTCAAGCGCTGGGAATCTCCTGTCATTTTTGTCCATCCCTGGGAATTCGTAGATATGTCAAACACATCCATACGCCTTGACTGCAAGTTCAATACCGGAGGAAAAGCTCTCAACAACATAAAAATCCTGATCCGTGCCTTAAAGTCTCAACACTACAGTTTTTTAACTCTGCAGGAAAGAGCAAATCTTGAAAGACATAAGTAA
- a CDS encoding helix-turn-helix transcriptional regulator, translated as MIDEKNVQLFKALSEDTRYRIIKALLEAERKYKANKSDGFNGELCKGELCACEIPELIGRTQSNTSMHLAKLQDWGIIKVRKEGKMRLYSIENDKIRKLLEVLEE; from the coding sequence ATGATTGATGAAAAAAATGTCCAGCTTTTCAAGGCACTGAGCGAAGATACAAGATACAGGATAATCAAGGCTCTTCTTGAGGCTGAGCGCAAATACAAGGCGAATAAATCCGATGGCTTTAACGGAGAGTTATGTAAAGGAGAACTATGCGCCTGCGAGATTCCTGAACTCATTGGTAGAACCCAGTCCAATACCTCAATGCACCTTGCAAAATTGCAGGACTGGGGGATAATTAAAGTAAGAAAAGAAGGAAAAATGAGACTCTATTCGATAGAAAATGATAAAATCAGGAAGCTTCTGGAAGTTCTTGAAGAATAA